ACTGCGCCGCTTGCTGCTGCGTCACGCGCGCCTGATCGTCGAGATGATGGCGGTAGTCATCCATCCGACGCTGCTCGTCTTTGATTCGCTTGTCGCGATCGTCCGACTGCTCGTGACCGCGTCCCCGTCCACGACCCTGATCGCCTTGCGCTTGCGCGATTCCGGCGTAAGCCGTCGTCGCCACCAGTGTCGCGGTGACTATGTGGACGATGTGAAAACGACGCATTGGGTCTCCCGGCCGCGGCCGTTTGAGGTATGGAGCGGCCGCAATGGTGGGGGGAAACGGCGCCTATTGGCCCTAAGGGCAACGTGCATGCCCATCTTTACAATTCCCCCGTGAAACGTGGGCCGCCGCCGAGCGTAGTGGCCGCGTCCGCTTCGCGAGATGAACTTTGGTGGAAACCCGAGGAGTCGAATCCCGATGCTGACTCTGCTTGCGAGCGGTGTGTTGAGCTTGGCGCCGGCCGTGCGCCCGCGTCCCATGGCCTTCGTCGAGCGGGCTGTGGCGGCCGCGTGCGCGACCGCGCCGGCGCAGTCGACGCTGCCGGCCACGATCCCCATCGATCTCTGGGGGAATCACATCTTCCTCAAGGCTTGTGTCGAAGGACGCGAGCTCGACTTCATTCTCGACACCGGCGCCGGCAACACCTCGCTCGACCTCAACACCGCCAAGCAACTCGGCGTCAAGCTCGGCCCGGGCTTCAGCGTCGGTGGAGCGGGTCCGTCGCGAGTCGCGGGCGCGCGGGTGGACGACGCCAGCGTCGCCGTCGAGGGCTCGTCGATCACGCAAGCCGTCGTAAGCGCGATCGACCTATCGCGTTTGCCCCGCCTCGAGGGCCATCCGATCGACGGCATCCTCGGCTACGACTTCATCTCGCGCTATGTCGTCGCCATCGACTACGCGCGGCACGAGCTGCGGATCTATGACCGGCCCGCCTTTCAGTACGATGGTCCGGGCGTTTCCGTCCCGGTTACGCTCATCAACCGCTTTCCACACATCGACGCCGAGGTCGGTCTCGCCGACGGCGCGACGATTCGCGGACGCATGGTGATCGACGTCGGCTCGAACGGCTCGCTGTCGCTGACCAAGGCGTTCGTCGACAAGAACCGGCTACGGCAGCGCGTCGGTCCGACGATTCGGCGAACCGGAGGCGGCGGCGTCGGCGGCGCGACAACGTCCGACATCGGACGCCTCGCGTCGCTGAGCATCGGCGGGATCGAGCTCTCGCGTCCGCTGGTGAATCTCTTCGGCGATTCCGCCGGCTCACTGTCGGTTTCGAGCTCGTGGGAAGGAAACATCGGCGGCGCGATTCTGCGGCGATTCACCGTCTTCCTCGATTACCAGGGCAAGCGAATGATCTTCGAGCCGAACGCGACGCTGCACGACGCGTTCGAGGCGGACATGAGCGGGATGCTCCTACGGCTCAACGATTCACTGACGACGATCATCGTCGAGACGGTCGCCGAAGGCTCGCCGGCGTCGGAGGCAGGCGTACGACCGGGCGATGAAGTCGTATCGGTGGACGGAGTGCCCGGAAGTCAGAAGCTGCTCGGGGAACTGCGCGACCGGCTCAGAAAGCCGGGCGAGCGAATCGCGCTCGTGGTGCGAAGAGGGGGCGAGGAGAAAAGAGTCGAGTTGGTAACCCGACGGATGGTGTAAACGGCGCGTGATCGGCCTAGTCTGAGGTCGATCGCCTAGTCGATTTGCCGCCGGCGCTAGAAGTCGGGTTCAGCGACGCACGCTCGCGTTACGCGACCTTCGCCTCGTCACGCCTAGAGCTGGCCGCGATCTACTTGGCGAGCCCCGCACCCACCCCGACTCGACTGACGATCGCCGCGAACCTCGGATCCGCTCTGATCGGATCGAAGAAGTTCTCCGCCAGCGACTCGCTCGAGTAGAACGAGTCCCGATCCGTCGCCGCGCGTTCGAGGAGCGTCAGGGCCCGACCACGATCGCCCAGACCTAGGTACACTCGCGCCGCGGCCGTCGCCGCGCCGGCGCTGCGGCCGACTTGGTTCTCCAGCGACTTCGCGAGGTCGTTCGCCTGCCTCGTCTTGCCGGATTTTGCATAAGCGTATCCCAACAAGCCGAGCGCGCGAGTCGATGACGAGTCGAGCTTGACCGAGGCTTCGAGCTCGCGCACGGCGTCAGGCAGACGCCCGGCCTGCAGGTACACCGTGCCGAGTATGAAGCGCGTGACGACGAGGGTCGAGTCGAGCTCCACGGCGCGCTTCGCCGCGGCGATCGCCGAATCCGGCTGCCGCGCGATCGTGAGAACGAAGGCGTACGAACCGAGCGTCACCGGTGCGAGCGGATCGAGCTGCGCGGCCCGCGCGAGCTGGGCCTTCGCCTCAGGCGTGCGGCCGAGGACGAGCAGGAGCTCGCCGTACCACTGATGTGTCGACGGCGCGTTCGGGTCGAGCGTCAGCGCGCGCTTGTAATCCCGCTCGGCTTCGGACCAGCGCCAAGCCGCTTGCAGCAGCGTCGCGCGCGAGGCGAAGGATTCGGCCAGCGTGCTGTCGAGGCGGATCGCGCGGTCGATCGCCGACATCGCGAGCGGCATGAGCGAATCGACGCGCACGTTCGCATAGAGCGGGAGCAGCGCGTACGCGTTGGCGATGCCGGCGTATGCGCGAGCGAAGTTCGAATCGCGTTGCGTCGCCTGCTGGAAGTAATCCAGCGCTCGGCGCAGTCCCACCTCGCCGCGCTTGTCGAAGAAGTAGCGTCCGCGGAGATAGAGATCGTACGCCAGCAGGTCCGACGTGCCGTGCGGTGCCGAGGACGCCGACGCCGGCGTCGGCGAGCTGCTCGCGGCCGGAGCCGGTGTCGCTGCTTGCCCGGCGCCGGCGCCCGACAATTCCGGTGAGATGGCCGCGACGATCGCGCCCGAGATCTCGTCCTGGACCTTGAACAGATCCTTCGAGTCGCGTTCGAACATGTCGGACCAGACGGTGAACCCGTCCGACGTGTTCACGAGGCGCGCCGTCACTCGGAGACGCGATTTGTCGCGCTGCACGGTGCCGGTGAGCACCATGTTCACGCCCAGTGATTTGCCCAACTCGATGGGGCTAGCCGACGCGTCGTGCGAAATGCTCTGCGAACCCGCGACGCGCACGCCGGGAATCCGGCTGATCGCGTTCGACAGATCCGACGACATTCCCGCGGCGAAGTACGCGTCGCTCGTGTCTCGGCTGATGTTGACGAGCGGAATCACGGCGATCGATTTCCCCGCCGGCGCGGGAGTCGTCAACGCGGGACTCGGCGTGTCCGTCGCGTTCGATGATTTGCGATTCGTGAACCACGCGCCGCCGGCGGCGACCGACGCGAGAATCCCGGCGCCGGCGAGCGCCCAGAGCACTCGCTTCGGACGCTTTGCGCTCGGCAGCGCGGGCGGAGTGAACGTCCCGCTCACGACGGCAGGGTCCTCGAGCGAACGAACGACTTCGGCCGCGGCCTTGGGACGCTTGTTCGGCTCTTTCTCGAGCAGCTGCATGAGCAGCGTGTTGAGCGCGGCAGGAACGTCGTAGCGTCGCGACCCGATCGGCGACGGCTTCTCGGTCAGATGCGCGGCGAGCAACTGCTGAGGCGGACGCCCGTGGAAGGGTGGGGTTCCCACGAGCATTTCGTAGCCGACGATGCCGAGCGCGTAGAGATCCGCGCGGTGGTCCATCGACGGATCGCCGGCCGCTTGCTCGGGCGCCATGTATGCCGGCGTCCCGATCGACGTGCCGACGATCGTGATCGTGCCGCTCCGATTTCCCTGCGGCAGCGGACGGCGCGTTTCGCGCGACGCGGTGAGCGCCTTCGCGACGCCGAAGTCGGTCACCGTCGCCGACCCCGTCGTGAGCAGGATGTTGTCCGGCTTGATGTCGCGGTGAATGACGCCGCGCCCATGCGCGTAGGCGAGAGCGCGCGCGACGTCCTTGAGGATGGTCACCGTCTCCCGAACCGAGAGCGGTCCGCGCTCGAGGCGGGTCCTCAACGACTCGCCCTCGACGAACGGCATGATGAAGTACGGCAGCGGCGTCGGTGGCGAGACGGACGCGTCTGCCGGGATCTCGCCCGCGGTGAGCACCGGCACGATATGCGGATGCTGAAGCGCGGCCGACAGCATGATCTCGCGCTTGAAGCGATCCACGGAGACGGCCGCCGCCAGTTCATACGGCAAGACCTTCACGACGACCGCGCGCCCGAGCGCATTGTCGCGGGCGACGAACACGCTCGACATGCCGCCGCCGCCGAGCTCCCGCTCGAGGGTGTAGGAGGTGCCTAAAGTGCGCTGGAGCTCGTCTCTAAGAACGGTCACGTCGTATCGCCGGGACTGCGAGGCGTCCCAAGTTACGCCCCGCTCAACACGTAAGACACCCGGTGCACGGCCAAAGGTTGCGGAAATCGGCGGTTCTTACCGAACTCGAACCAGAAATCGCCCTTTTTCGCGCTGGGTAGTCGCCCGCGGCGTCGCGGTTTCGCCGTCCGAATCGGCCGGTTACATTCAGCTCCCATGGCACCCCACGTCGATCGATACGTTCCGGCCGTGACCAACGGCGGCAAGGGCATCGCCGCGTTCATCATCGCACTCGCGCTCGCTTGCGTGGTCACGGCGACGTACGTCCACAAACAGACCTACCGTCATCCAACGGATCCGACGTGGCATGGCAAAGGGTCCGGGGATCTGGCCCCGCCGGAGGGTGGACAGTAGGCAGTGGTCGGGCGGGCCGCGGGGCCGGAACCAAGAAAGCGGCAATGGCGGGACCTCATGGGTCCCGCTTTCTTTTTGGCCGTGACACATCCTTTCGAATACAGAGCGGCCGTGTCGCTCGAACACGCCGTCAAAGAGCTCGCTGAGCCGGGCGCAGTGCCGCTCGGGGGCGGCACGGATTTGCTGGTCGCGATCGAAGAGAAGCTCGCCGCACCGAAAACGCTCGTCGATCTGCGCACGATTCCCGGCAGCGCCGACGTGGTGATGCATCGTGATGGATCCGTTACGATCGGCGCGGCGGCGCGCATCGCGGACCTCGCGAAAGATCAACGAGTCGCGTCGCAGTTCCCGGCGCTCGCGCAAGCGTGTGCCGTCGTCGGCACGCCGGCGTTGCGCCACATGGGAACGTTGGGCGGGAACCTCTGCCAGCGGCCGCGATGTTGGTATTTCCGCCGCGGCGTTTCCTGTCTCAAGAGCGGCGGTTCGTCGTGTCCCGCGACGGAAGGTGAGAATCAGTATCTCGCGATTCTCGACGCGGGGCCGTGTTACGCGGTTCATCCGTCAGATCCGGCCGTGGCTCTAACCGCGCTCGAAGCGACCGCGATCGTGTCGTCGTCGCGCGGAAGTAGAAAGGTCGCGCTGGCGGACCTCTACCTGTCGCCCTCGGAACGCGCCGATCGTGAGACGACACTCGAACGGCACGAATTCATCTCGGCGATCACGATCCCGTCCGAGTCCGTCGGCGGCACACAGCGCTACCACAAGCTGATGCAGCGCGACGCGTGGGATTTCGCGCTGGTGAGCGTCGCCGCGTGCAAGCGCATGGACGGCGGCGTGCGCATCGTGATGGGCGGCGTCGCGCCGCGGCCGTGGCGCGTGAATTCGTCAGTCGAAGAAGACGTCGCATCGGGAGGACTCGATGACGACGCCATCGCGACGCTCGCCGAACGCGCGCTGCTCGACGCGAAGCCCTTGTCCAAGAACGCTTATAAGGTGGAGCTCGCGGCCTCGCTGCTGCGGCAGGTGATGGCCGAAGTCGGTTAGCTACGGGATCGCGATCGCGAGGTCGAACGTTCCGCTTACGTTGATCCGCGCCGACGTTCCGAAGCCGGGGCCCAGGTTGCCGCTGAAAGAACCTTGGATCCGATTCGGCGTGAAACTCGTGATCGTCACCGAGCCGGTGCTCAGCGCATCGCTCGAGTTCCATGCCTGAATCACGGTTCCGTTCGTGAGGCTGGCGTTCAGTGTCGTGGCGTTGAAGCCGTTGGCGGCGCTGCCGGGTCCGAGCGGGTAAACGCCTGGGCCCGTGATCGCGGGGACCGACCCGCCCATCCCATAAGTCGTCGAGCCGCCGCCGAACGTGAGCGTCGTGCCGATCGTCGCGCCTTGAGGTCCGCGCGTGGTCGAAGTGGTGGCGGTAATCGTCGCCAGGTTGAACGCGGAACCGGCGATCGTTCCGCTGATCGAGCTTCCCTTCGTGCCGGTGAGCTGCGTGATGACGCCGTTTGCCTTCACCGGGAGGTCGAATGTTCCCGACGTGACGTTTTTGAGGCTCGTCGCCGGCACGTTGAGCAAGCCGTTCGCGACGAACGTAAATGTGCCGGCCATCTCAGTCTGCGTCAGGCTCGTGATGGTGACCGAACCCGCGGCTCCAGAGAGCGGGGTCGCCCACCCCGCACTGATGTTGGTGACCTGGGCCGTGCCCCCGGAATTCGAGGCGTTGACGCCAAGGGCATACGTGCCGGGCCCGTAGACGTTGTACAGCGTAATCAGGATCGTGATGTTGCTCGAGGCATCGTATCCCGAGATGGTGAAGAGACCCGGGGCGGCCCAGCGGGCTCCCGTCGCTGCCGCGGAGACCGCGTCTTCGCCCCATGCGGCTCCGTCGATACTGGCCTGCAAGTAGTAGCGGGCGTTTCCGCTCGGCCCCCCGGGGCCGGTCGTCGATGAAGCGCCCCCGCCGCAAGCGAAAGCCGCCAGCGCCAAAGGAGCTATGACGGCCGCGCTTCCGGTCGTACGGATGACGTTCGCGAGGATTCTCGAGGCGCGCATTTGGGACATCTCCGGCTCGTCGGCGAGTGGGCTAGGCGTATGCGACGAGGGCTCCCGCCGCCCTTTGAGTTGCGCGACTCAAGGGCCAAAAACGTCATTCCGTGCGACCCCGGCCCGTCGGCCAGTTTTCCGCGTTCCGCAGTCTCGGAGTTGGGGAGTTCCCGCCGGAACTGGCCTCCCCCCTCAAATCCGACTAATTTTATCGACATAGTGGATCGCCCCGTTTGCTCGGTCGAGCGATCCCACAACCAGCCCACGCGCCGACTGCCTAAGCTGCTTGCCCGTAGCGAGTTGGCCGGTCGCCGTCGGCGGCACCAAGCTCTTGTGGAGCATAGATGAGTAGCTCGATCGAATCGCTTATCACTCGCGAATACGAGGCGGGGTTCGTCACCGACATCGAGTCGGACACGTTCCCGCCCGGGCTGAACGAGGACGTCGTTCGCGCGATTTCGGCGCGCAAGAACGAGCCGGAGTTCATGGTCGAGTGGCGGCTCAAGGCCTATCGGCGTTGGCTCACGATGAAAGAGCCGCACTGGCCCAACGTCCACTACAACCCGATCGACTATCAGGCCGTCAGCTACTACTCGGCTCCAAAAACAAAAAAGCCGCTCGGGAGCCTCGACGAGGTCGATCCCGAGCTGCTCAAGACCTACCAGCGGCTCGGCATTCCGCTGACGGAGCAAAAGGTGCTCGCCGGCGTCGCCGTCGACGCGATCTTCGACTCGGTGTCGGTCGGCACGACGATGCGCGAGGAGCTCGCGAAGCACGGCATCATCTTCTGCTCGCTCGGCGAAGCGATTCGCGAGCACCCGACGCTGGTCGAGAAGTACCTCGGCTCCGTCGTTCCGTACAGCGACAACTTCTTCGCGGCGTTGAACAGTGCCGTCTTCTCCGACGGCTCGTTCGTGTACGTACCGAAAGGCGTGCGCTGTCCCGTCGAGCTTTCGACCTACTTCCGCATCAACTCGGCCGACACCGGCCAGTTCGAGCGTACGCTGATCGTCGCCGATGAAGGCTCGTACGTCAGCTATCTCGAGGGCTGCACGGCGCCCAAGCGCAGCACGAACCAGCTGCACGCCGCCGTCGTCGAGATCGTCGCGCTGGAAGGCGCGACGGCCAAGTACTCGACGGTCCAAAACTGGTACGCCGGCGACAAGGAAGGCCGCGGCGGCATCTACAACTTCGTGACGAAGCGCGGCAAGGCGCAGAAGAACGCCAAGATTTCGTGGACGCAGGTCGAGACCGGCTCGGCGATCACGTGGAAGTATCCGAGCGTGATTCTCCAGGGCGACAACTCGGTGGGCGAGTTCTACAGCGTCGCCGTCGTGAACAATCATCAACAAGCCGACACCGGCACGAAGATGATTCACATCGGCCGCAACACGAAGTCGACCATCGTCTCCAAGGGCATTTCGGCGGGCGAAGGAAACAACTCGTATCGCGGTCGAGTGCAGGTGCTGCCGAAAGCGGTCGGCGCTCGGAACTACACGCAGTGCGACTCGATGCTCGTCGGCAACCGCTGCGGCGCTCACACGTTCCCGTACGTCGAAGTCGGCAACAACAGCGCGATCGTCGAGCACGAGGCCAGCACGTCGAAGATCGGCGAAGACCAGATCTTCTATCTCAAGCAGCGCGGGCTGTCCGCCGAGCAGGCGGTCTCGATGATCGTGAGCGGGTTCTGCAAGGAAGTGTTCAAGGAGCTGCCGATGGAGTTCGCGCTGGAAGCGCAGGCGCTGCTCGGCATCACGTTGGAAGGGTCCGTCGGATAAGAACGGCGCGCGCGCACCAAACTCGATCACTGTTAACTGAATACTCTTGGTCACTGGTCACCGGTAACAGGTCACTGGGAACGACTCAGTTCTCCCCGATTCCCGGAGACCGGACCCTGTGACCGGTGACCTACAGAATCAGAAATGTCTCTTCTCGTTATTAAAGATCTCAAAGCAAGCGTAGCCGACAAGCCCATCCTCAAGGGCGTCACCCTCACGGTCGAAACCGGCTCCGTCCACGCCATCATGGGCCCGAACGGGTCCGGCAAGAGCACGCTCGCGCAGGTGCTGGCGGGGAATCCGGCGTACGAGGTCACCAGCGGCTCCGTCTCGTACAACGGCCGGGATTTGCTCGCCATGCCGCCGGAAGAGCGGGCGCAGGCGGGGATCTTCATGGCGTTCCAGTACCCGGTCGAGATTCCGGGCGTGTCGAACGCGTACTTCCTGCGGGCGGCGTACAACGAAGTTCGCAAGGCGCGCGGCGAAGACGAGGTGGACCCGCTCGAGTTTGCCGATCTCATGGACGAGAAGTTGGAGTTGGTCGACATGGATTCGTCCATGCTCAACCGCTCCGTGAACACCGGCTTCTCGGGCGGCGAAAAGAAGCGCAACGAGATTCTTCAAATGGCGGTGCTCGAGCCCAAGCTCGGCATCCTCGACGAGACCGACTCCGGGCTCGACATCGACGCCCTGCGCATCGTCGCCAATGGTGTCAACAAACTGAAGCGTCCGAACAACGCCACGATCGTCGTCACGCACTATCAGCGGCTGCTCAACTACATCGTGCCGGATTTCGTGCACGTGCTCGTGAGCGGACGCATCGCCAAGTCCGGTGGGAAAGAGCTGGCGCTCGAGCTCGAGGAGAAGGGCTACGACTGGGTGACCGAGCTCGCGGGGGCGTCCGCGTCGTGAGCGCGCCCGTCATGGTGGCCGACGCGTACGCGGCCGCGTTCGACGTCATCTCCGGCGACGTCGGCGTTCCGGCGGCCGTGCGCGCCCTGCGGCGGGCCGCCTTCGATCGGTTCTCCGCGCTCGGTTTCCCGACGCCGAAGAACGAAGACTGGCACTACACGAGCGTCGCGCCGATCGCCGATCAGGAATTCGCTCTGCTCGCGTCGCGCACCGGCGACATCGGCCGCGACGACCTCGCGCCGTTCAGCTTCGGGGTGGGCGCCGGCGACTGGCATACGATCGTGTTCGTGAACGGCCGGTTCGCGCCCGAGCTCTCGGATCTCAGGAAGTTGCCGGCGGGCGTCGAGGTGACCGATCTCGCCACGGCATGGTCGGCCCCGGATGTCGCCGAGCGAATCGGGTCCCTGGCGAGCCACGAATCGCACGCCTTTACGGCGCTCAACGCCGCGTTCGCGCAGGACGGCGCCGTCGTGCGCATCGCACGCAACGTCGAAGTCGGTCGGCCGATTCACCTGCTGTTCGTGACCGACGCCGCCGCGGCCCGAGCGATGATGCATCCGCGGAATCTCATCATCGTCGAGCGCCACGCGACCGCGACGGTGATCGAGACCTACGCGTCGGCGACCGATTCGACGTACTTCACCAACGCCGTCACCGAGGTTACGCTCGGCGACGGCTCGTCGCTCCGCCACTACAAGATCCAGCGCGAAGCGTCCCGCGCGTACCACGTTGGAACCATCGAGGTCGAGCAGGCGCGCGACAGCCACTACGTTTCGTTTTCGCTCGCCACGGGCGCCGAGCTGTCGCGCACCAACGTCTACACGACGCTGGACGGCGAAGGGAGCGGCGCGACGCTGAACGGGCTCTACATGCTCGACGGCGAACAGCACTGCGACCACCAAACGCAGATCATCCACGCACAGCCCAACACGTTCAGCCGGGAGCTCTACAAGGGGATTCTCGACGGACGGTCGCACGGCGTGTTCAATGGCAAGGTCTACGTGCGGCCGATCGCGCAGAAGACCGACGGCAAGCAGACGAACAACACGCTGCTGCTCTCGGACACCGCGCACGTCGACACGAAGCCGCAGCTCGAGATCTTCGCCGACGACGTGAAGTGTACGCATGGCGCGACCGTGGGGCAGATCGATCAAGCCGCGCTCTTTTATCTGAAGTCGCGCGGCATCGCCAACGCGCTGGCGCGTCGGCTGCTCACCTACGCGTTCGCCGCCGACGTGCTCGAGACGATCGAGGTCGATGCGGTCCGCGAGGGACTCGAGCGCACGACCCTCGAGCGGTTCGTCTGACGGGCGGAGCGTCGACCGTGTCCACGGATGCGCTGTACCAGGAGCTGATCCTCGAGCACAACCGGAAGCCGCGCAACTTCCGCGAGATTCCCGACGCCGATCGCACGGTCGAGGGGCGCAATCCGTTGTGCGGCGACTCGCTCAAGCTGTGGGTCAAGCTCGACCATGACCGGATCGCCGACGTGAGCTTCATGGGGAGCGGCTGCGCGATCTCGAAGGCATCGGCGTCGCTCATGACCGGCGCCGTGAAAGGAAAGAGCCGCGAGGAAGCCGAACAGATCTTCGACCGTTTTCATCGGCTGGTCACGGGCACACTGCCGGAGAGTGAGCGCGAATCGCTCGGATCGCTCCGCGCGCTGGGCGGCGTGGCGAAGTTTCCGCTGCGCGTGAAGTGCGCGAGCCTCGCCTGGCACGCGCTGCACGCGGCGCTCGAGTCCAAGGTCGAGAGCGTGCCGGTCGTCTCGACCGACGCCGAGGGCGGCGGACCGGGAGAAGGCGCATGATCGTCGACCGCAAGGACTTTCCGCTGCTCGCGGCCAACCCCGAGCTGCACTACCTCGATTCCGCCGCGACGTCGCAGAAGCCGCGCGCCGTGCTCGACGCGATGCTCGAGTACTACGAGCACGACAACGCCAATCCGCACCGCGGCGCCTACGCGCTCTCGGCACGCGCGACGGAGCGGTATCACGACGCTCGACTCAGAGTCGCGCGTTTCGTCGGCGTGAAAGACACCGACCGACTGATCTTCACGCGCGGCACGACGGAATCGCTCAACCTCGTCGCAACGGCGTGGGGACGCACCAACGTGCGCGCCGGCGACGAGATCGTCGTCACGGGTCTCGAGCACCACGCCAACTTCGTCCCCTGGCAGCAGATCGCGATCGAGAAGGGCGCAAAGCTGAACATCGCGCGCATCACGAGCGACGGCCGCGTCGACATCGAGCATTTCGCCGCACTCATCACGCCTCGCACGAAGGTCGTCGCCTTCCCGCACATCTCGAACGCGCTCGGCACGCTCAACGACGTCGCGACGCTGAGCGCCATCGCGCGGAAGGTCGGCGCGGTCGTCGTGTGCGACGGTGCGCAGGCCGCGCCGCACATGGCGCTTTCCCTCGACCAACTCGACGTCGACTTCTACGCGTTCAGCGGCCACAAGATGCTTGGGCCGATGGGGTGTGGCGTCCTGGTCGGGCGGCGAGAGCTGCTCGAGGCGATGCCGCCTTATCAGACCGGCGGCGACATGATCGAGTATGTCGGCGACGAGCGCACGACGTGGAACGTGCTGCCGCACAAGTTCGAGGCCGGCACCCCCAACGTCGGCGACGCCGTCGGACTCGCCGCGGCGTGCGACTATCTGGCGCGCGTAGGCATGGCCAAGGTTCGCGAGCACGAGCACGCCATGACCGCCCTCGCGTCGGCGCGCCTCTCGGAGATTCCGGACGTCCGCGTCTTCGGTCCGCCACCGGATGTTCGCGGCGGCGTCGCCAGCTTCACGGTCGCCGGCATCCACCCGCACGATCTCGCCACCATTCTCGACGAGAACGGGGTATGCATTCGCGCCGGTCATCACTGCGCGCAGCCTTTGATGCGAAGACTCGAAGTTCCGGCAACGGCGCGGGCGTCGTTCTACGTGTACAACGACGAAGCGGACATCGAGGCGCTGGTCGCGGGCGTCGCGCGTGCGCGCGAGCTATTCGGCGCGGTCGCCTGACTGACGGTCCGGCAACTCCTCCTCGGCTGGAATCTCGTGCCGTCACCCGAGCCTAGCCTTCGAGCAACAGCCATAAGCATCAGCCATGAGCCTAAACCGCGTAGCTCAAAGCTCC
This genomic stretch from Gemmatimonadaceae bacterium harbors:
- a CDS encoding aspartyl protease family protein, which produces MLTLLASGVLSLAPAVRPRPMAFVERAVAAACATAPAQSTLPATIPIDLWGNHIFLKACVEGRELDFILDTGAGNTSLDLNTAKQLGVKLGPGFSVGGAGPSRVAGARVDDASVAVEGSSITQAVVSAIDLSRLPRLEGHPIDGILGYDFISRYVVAIDYARHELRIYDRPAFQYDGPGVSVPVTLINRFPHIDAEVGLADGATIRGRMVIDVGSNGSLSLTKAFVDKNRLRQRVGPTIRRTGGGGVGGATTSDIGRLASLSIGGIELSRPLVNLFGDSAGSLSVSSSWEGNIGGAILRRFTVFLDYQGKRMIFEPNATLHDAFEADMSGMLLRLNDSLTTIIVETVAEGSPASEAGVRPGDEVVSVDGVPGSQKLLGELRDRLRKPGERIALVVRRGGEEKRVELVTRRMV
- a CDS encoding protein kinase, which produces MTVLRDELQRTLGTSYTLERELGGGGMSSVFVARDNALGRAVVVKVLPYELAAAVSVDRFKREIMLSAALQHPHIVPVLTAGEIPADASVSPPTPLPYFIMPFVEGESLRTRLERGPLSVRETVTILKDVARALAYAHGRGVIHRDIKPDNILLTTGSATVTDFGVAKALTASRETRRPLPQGNRSGTITIVGTSIGTPAYMAPEQAAGDPSMDHRADLYALGIVGYEMLVGTPPFHGRPPQQLLAAHLTEKPSPIGSRRYDVPAALNTLLMQLLEKEPNKRPKAAAEVVRSLEDPAVVSGTFTPPALPSAKRPKRVLWALAGAGILASVAAGGAWFTNRKSSNATDTPSPALTTPAPAGKSIAVIPLVNISRDTSDAYFAAGMSSDLSNAISRIPGVRVAGSQSISHDASASPIELGKSLGVNMVLTGTVQRDKSRLRVTARLVNTSDGFTVWSDMFERDSKDLFKVQDEISGAIVAAISPELSGAGAGQAATPAPAASSSPTPASASSAPHGTSDLLAYDLYLRGRYFFDKRGEVGLRRALDYFQQATQRDSNFARAYAGIANAYALLPLYANVRVDSLMPLAMSAIDRAIRLDSTLAESFASRATLLQAAWRWSEAERDYKRALTLDPNAPSTHQWYGELLLVLGRTPEAKAQLARAAQLDPLAPVTLGSYAFVLTIARQPDSAIAAAKRAVELDSTLVVTRFILGTVYLQAGRLPDAVRELEASVKLDSSSTRALGLLGYAYAKSGKTRQANDLAKSLENQVGRSAGAATAAARVYLGLGDRGRALTLLERAATDRDSFYSSESLAENFFDPIRADPRFAAIVSRVGVGAGLAK
- a CDS encoding FAD binding domain-containing protein, whose amino-acid sequence is MTHPFEYRAAVSLEHAVKELAEPGAVPLGGGTDLLVAIEEKLAAPKTLVDLRTIPGSADVVMHRDGSVTIGAAARIADLAKDQRVASQFPALAQACAVVGTPALRHMGTLGGNLCQRPRCWYFRRGVSCLKSGGSSCPATEGENQYLAILDAGPCYAVHPSDPAVALTALEATAIVSSSRGSRKVALADLYLSPSERADRETTLERHEFISAITIPSESVGGTQRYHKLMQRDAWDFALVSVAACKRMDGGVRIVMGGVAPRPWRVNSSVEEDVASGGLDDDAIATLAERALLDAKPLSKNAYKVELAASLLRQVMAEVG
- a CDS encoding DUF6252 family protein is translated as MRASRILANVIRTTGSAAVIAPLALAAFACGGGASSTTGPGGPSGNARYYLQASIDGAAWGEDAVSAAATGARWAAPGLFTISGYDASSNITILITLYNVYGPGTYALGVNASNSGGTAQVTNISAGWATPLSGAAGSVTITSLTQTEMAGTFTFVANGLLNVPATSLKNVTSGTFDLPVKANGVITQLTGTKGSSISGTIAGSAFNLATITATTSTTRGPQGATIGTTLTFGGGSTTYGMGGSVPAITGPGVYPLGPGSAANGFNATTLNASLTNGTVIQAWNSSDALSTGSVTITSFTPNRIQGSFSGNLGPGFGTSARINVSGTFDLAIAIP
- the sufB gene encoding Fe-S cluster assembly protein SufB, with amino-acid sequence MSSSIESLITREYEAGFVTDIESDTFPPGLNEDVVRAISARKNEPEFMVEWRLKAYRRWLTMKEPHWPNVHYNPIDYQAVSYYSAPKTKKPLGSLDEVDPELLKTYQRLGIPLTEQKVLAGVAVDAIFDSVSVGTTMREELAKHGIIFCSLGEAIREHPTLVEKYLGSVVPYSDNFFAALNSAVFSDGSFVYVPKGVRCPVELSTYFRINSADTGQFERTLIVADEGSYVSYLEGCTAPKRSTNQLHAAVVEIVALEGATAKYSTVQNWYAGDKEGRGGIYNFVTKRGKAQKNAKISWTQVETGSAITWKYPSVILQGDNSVGEFYSVAVVNNHQQADTGTKMIHIGRNTKSTIVSKGISAGEGNNSYRGRVQVLPKAVGARNYTQCDSMLVGNRCGAHTFPYVEVGNNSAIVEHEASTSKIGEDQIFYLKQRGLSAEQAVSMIVSGFCKEVFKELPMEFALEAQALLGITLEGSVG
- the sufC gene encoding Fe-S cluster assembly ATPase SufC; the protein is MSLLVIKDLKASVADKPILKGVTLTVETGSVHAIMGPNGSGKSTLAQVLAGNPAYEVTSGSVSYNGRDLLAMPPEERAQAGIFMAFQYPVEIPGVSNAYFLRAAYNEVRKARGEDEVDPLEFADLMDEKLELVDMDSSMLNRSVNTGFSGGEKKRNEILQMAVLEPKLGILDETDSGLDIDALRIVANGVNKLKRPNNATIVVTHYQRLLNYIVPDFVHVLVSGRIAKSGGKELALELEEKGYDWVTELAGASAS
- the sufD gene encoding Fe-S cluster assembly protein SufD, coding for MSAPVMVADAYAAAFDVISGDVGVPAAVRALRRAAFDRFSALGFPTPKNEDWHYTSVAPIADQEFALLASRTGDIGRDDLAPFSFGVGAGDWHTIVFVNGRFAPELSDLRKLPAGVEVTDLATAWSAPDVAERIGSLASHESHAFTALNAAFAQDGAVVRIARNVEVGRPIHLLFVTDAAAARAMMHPRNLIIVERHATATVIETYASATDSTYFTNAVTEVTLGDGSSLRHYKIQREASRAYHVGTIEVEQARDSHYVSFSLATGAELSRTNVYTTLDGEGSGATLNGLYMLDGEQHCDHQTQIIHAQPNTFSRELYKGILDGRSHGVFNGKVYVRPIAQKTDGKQTNNTLLLSDTAHVDTKPQLEIFADDVKCTHGATVGQIDQAALFYLKSRGIANALARRLLTYAFAADVLETIEVDAVREGLERTTLERFV